A single region of the Streptomyces sp. NBC_00236 genome encodes:
- a CDS encoding rhodanese-like domain-containing protein, whose translation MSDDRHDGGDTPPGIDQLLERVRAGYERLGPQEAKAAAEDGALLVDIRYAELRARDGLIPGALVVERNELEWRLDPRGSHRAAEAVSHGLRVVVICNEGYASSLAAESLHRLGLYRATDLVGGFQAWRAAGLPVEV comes from the coding sequence GTGAGCGACGATCGGCACGACGGCGGCGACACCCCGCCCGGCATCGACCAGCTGCTGGAGCGGGTGCGGGCCGGATACGAGCGGCTCGGACCGCAGGAGGCGAAGGCGGCCGCCGAGGACGGCGCGCTGCTCGTGGACATCCGCTACGCGGAGCTGCGGGCGCGGGACGGGCTGATCCCGGGGGCCCTGGTCGTCGAACGCAACGAGCTGGAATGGCGGCTGGACCCGCGGGGAAGCCATCGCGCGGCGGAGGCCGTGAGCCACGGCTTGCGTGTGGTGGTGATCTGCAACGAGGGGTACGCGTCGAGCCTCGCCGCCGAGTCGCTGCACCGGCTCGGGCTGTACCGGGCGACGGACCTGGTCGGCGGCTTCCAGGCCTGGCGCGCGGCGGGGCTCCCCGTCGAGGTGTGA
- a CDS encoding ArsR/SmtB family transcription factor, which yields MPEKPGGTEITELAALKALAQPRRQQILQHLTLHGPATSAILARALGLNTGATSYHLRELARYGFVTDTVPQAPGGGRARWWRAVPGDRRFPPPSRRTPGMRLVMDELNRHAYAADLALFERLQRESGAAGASGDGAAPDEWADAHAYSRGSLRLTLPELQQFFEEYIALMNRYKRPEAETPPGARTVHTRLLAFPAPGEDGHDLRSGEHGHDPAPGEDGHDPRGVHAPRGARTDDNGRETDAS from the coding sequence ATGCCAGAGAAGCCCGGCGGTACCGAGATCACCGAGCTGGCCGCCCTCAAGGCCCTCGCCCAGCCGCGACGCCAGCAGATCCTTCAGCACCTCACCCTGCACGGTCCCGCGACATCCGCGATCCTCGCCCGTGCCCTGGGACTGAACACCGGGGCCACCAGCTACCACCTGCGCGAACTGGCCCGGTACGGCTTCGTCACCGACACCGTGCCGCAGGCGCCGGGCGGGGGCCGGGCACGATGGTGGCGGGCCGTGCCCGGTGACCGCAGGTTCCCGCCTCCGTCCCGCCGGACACCCGGGATGCGGCTCGTCATGGACGAGCTGAACCGTCACGCGTACGCCGCGGACCTCGCACTTTTCGAGCGGCTCCAGCGCGAGAGCGGGGCCGCCGGGGCTTCCGGAGACGGCGCGGCGCCCGACGAGTGGGCCGACGCGCACGCGTACTCACGTGGCTCGCTGCGGCTCACCCTGCCCGAGCTCCAGCAGTTCTTCGAGGAGTACATCGCCCTCATGAACCGCTACAAGCGCCCCGAAGCGGAGACGCCGCCGGGCGCCCGCACGGTCCACACCCGGCTGCTGGCCTTCCCGGCGCCGGGCGAGGACGGCCATGACCTGAGGTCGGGCGAGCACGGCCATGACCCGGCGCCGGGCGAAGACGGCCATGACCCCCGTGGCGTCCATGCGCCCCGTGGCGCCCGCACGGACGACAACGGAAGAGAGACGGACGCATCATGA
- a CDS encoding DUF3046 domain-containing protein — translation MRLTIFWERMADHFGAGYADSFARDHVMAELGGRTVWQALDAGWEAKDVWRGVCTAVDVPADKR, via the coding sequence ATGCGGTTGACGATTTTCTGGGAACGGATGGCGGACCACTTCGGCGCGGGGTACGCCGACTCCTTCGCGCGCGACCATGTGATGGCCGAGCTCGGCGGGCGCACCGTGTGGCAGGCGCTGGACGCGGGCTGGGAGGCCAAGGACGTCTGGCGTGGGGTGTGCACGGCCGTGGACGTGCCCGCGGACAAGCGCTGA
- a CDS encoding cysteine dioxygenase has translation MSASPSPVVPVRTASGPTAAELLDFVRRTAADTALIASLPLDPEGRTWIRLDGPGGSEAWLIGWPPGTGTGWHDHADSIGAFLTAAGTLKEHSLAARLPTDGWKTLELTEDIDRSRELTAGQGKAFGRHHVHEVLNESATEHAVSVHAYYPPLPQIRRYSRTGAVLRLEQTERPEDWQ, from the coding sequence GTGTCTGCCTCTCCCTCCCCTGTCGTGCCCGTACGTACGGCCTCCGGCCCGACCGCCGCGGAACTGCTCGACTTCGTCCGACGTACCGCCGCCGACACCGCACTCATCGCCTCGCTCCCCCTCGACCCCGAGGGCCGCACCTGGATCCGGCTCGACGGGCCCGGGGGCAGCGAGGCCTGGCTGATCGGCTGGCCACCCGGCACCGGCACCGGCTGGCACGACCACGCCGACTCGATCGGCGCCTTCCTCACCGCGGCCGGCACGCTGAAGGAGCACTCACTCGCGGCACGGCTGCCCACCGACGGCTGGAAGACCCTGGAACTGACCGAGGACATCGACCGGTCAAGGGAGTTGACGGCGGGTCAGGGCAAGGCCTTCGGCCGGCACCACGTCCACGAGGTGCTGAACGAGTCCGCCACGGAGCACGCCGTTTCCGTCCACGCGTACTACCCGCCACTGCCGCAGATCCGGCGCTACAGCCGCACCGGCGCGGTGCTCCGCCTTGAGCAGACCGAACGCCCGGAGGACTGGCAGTGA
- the recX gene encoding recombination regulator RecX gives MTRRTEWPGSAADSGTGPGPEFAAARSAGSDHESDVSHGPAARAGRGRNAASGTGFGEGAGRRSRSRSRDGGSPSSSRAEKGEPLDPVEQARNICLRLLTGTPRTRKQLADALRKREIPDEAAEEVLSRFEDVGLIDDAAFAGAWVESRHHGRGLARRALVRELRTKGVDSAVIDEAVGQLDSEQEEETARELVARKLRSTRGLERDKRLRRLAGMLARKGYGEGMALRVVRRALEEEGEDTEGLDEPF, from the coding sequence GTGACGCGTCGTACGGAGTGGCCGGGCAGCGCCGCCGATTCCGGTACGGGCCCCGGCCCCGAATTCGCCGCCGCGCGATCGGCCGGATCCGATCATGAGTCCGATGTCTCCCACGGGCCGGCCGCCAGAGCCGGCCGTGGGAGAAACGCGGCCTCGGGCACCGGATTCGGTGAGGGAGCGGGGCGCCGTTCCCGTTCCCGGTCCAGGGACGGCGGTTCCCCCTCCTCGTCGAGGGCCGAGAAGGGGGAACCGCTGGACCCGGTCGAGCAGGCGCGCAACATCTGCCTGCGACTGCTCACCGGGACCCCGCGCACGCGCAAGCAGCTCGCGGACGCTCTGCGCAAGCGGGAGATCCCGGACGAGGCGGCCGAAGAGGTGCTGTCGCGCTTCGAGGACGTCGGGCTGATCGACGATGCCGCGTTCGCCGGTGCCTGGGTGGAATCGCGGCACCACGGACGCGGGCTGGCCCGCCGCGCGCTCGTCCGTGAGCTGCGGACCAAGGGGGTGGACTCCGCCGTGATCGACGAGGCCGTAGGTCAGCTCGACTCCGAGCAGGAGGAGGAGACGGCGCGTGAGCTCGTCGCTCGCAAGCTCCGGTCGACCCGGGGCCTGGAGCGCGACAAGCGGCTTCGCCGTCTTGCGGGCATGCTCGCCCGCAAGGGGTACGGGGAGGGCATGGCCCTGCGCGTAGTGCGCCGGGCGCTGGAGGAAGAGGGCGAGGACACGGAAGGGCTGGACGAACCTTTCTGA
- a CDS encoding FtsX-like permease family protein has translation MMLRYALRTVRDRRGGFLSALLALMCAAALVTACGTLLETGLRGRIATERYAASPVVVSADQNVHRTTVKHKGNGKTKVKHKAKPVAERAWLPVTTADRLRTLEGVRAVVPELTFLAEPLSVVRSPRAGNGSGGTSSLPARAGSGDTPSYGHSWESAPLTPFALTAGRAPASSGDVVIDRGLAERTGLTTGDRLTVQSTQAPRTYRVSGIAAPRGPGELRQQTSLFFSAAEAERLAARPGQVSALGVLPATGTDTDRLKQRIEQALDGTGAQVSAGDERGQVEFLDAAGARVKLVSMGGAMGGTSLLVAVLVVVGTFALSIQQRQRELALLRTIAATSRQIRRLLGREALLVGAVAGVLGALAGLPLATWLHSRFIDMGVVPATLERTAGILPAGAALAVTLLGAWAAARISGRRIARLRPAEAMAESAVERRRPARGRIAAGLVLLIGGGVLVAVLSILHTEAASTPVTFLAVVVLATAVSLLGPLLVRAAAFLLAGVNRTAGHVGVLATANIRGNSTRMASVVTPLTLLIGMTCTVLFVQPTLGDAALAQAREGTRATWVLGAQGPGVPSAAAEAVRGTPGVTAATEVVRTTVRVGLAKYQAQGVTTAGLARTWDPGVTSGSIAAFTADARSAAISELAAGQLGLRPGSELKLHLGDGTPATLTVAAVYRRGLGFGDLTLPHDLLARHMDNPLAATVLVAGNASRGELTAALGRFPGVAVVAPETADRLQADRQQENAEVNLLAMGLVLAFTAIAVVNTLAMSVSERLKEFALLRLAGATRRQVLRMLRIETLSVLAVAAALGTGIALAVLTAFSIGMTGSAAPTVVPLVYATVVGAAAVLALVATALPGRLTLKARPVEAVTSR, from the coding sequence ATGATGCTGCGCTATGCCCTGCGCACGGTCCGCGACCGCAGAGGAGGATTCCTCAGCGCGCTGTTGGCACTCATGTGCGCCGCAGCCCTCGTCACCGCCTGCGGCACCCTTCTGGAGACCGGCCTGCGCGGACGGATCGCCACCGAGCGCTACGCCGCGAGCCCGGTCGTCGTCTCCGCCGACCAGAACGTCCACCGGACCACCGTCAAGCACAAGGGCAACGGGAAGACGAAGGTCAAGCACAAGGCCAAGCCCGTTGCCGAGCGTGCCTGGCTGCCCGTCACCACCGCCGACCGGCTCCGTACCCTGGAGGGTGTACGAGCGGTCGTCCCCGAACTGACCTTCCTCGCCGAGCCGTTGTCGGTGGTCCGCTCTCCGCGTGCGGGGAACGGGAGCGGCGGCACGTCCTCCCTGCCCGCGCGCGCCGGAAGCGGCGACACGCCCTCGTACGGACACTCCTGGGAGTCCGCCCCCCTCACCCCGTTCGCCCTCACCGCCGGCCGCGCCCCCGCCTCGTCCGGCGACGTGGTGATCGACCGGGGCCTCGCCGAACGGACCGGCCTGACCACCGGGGACCGGCTCACCGTGCAGTCCACGCAGGCTCCCCGCACGTACCGTGTCAGCGGAATCGCCGCCCCGCGCGGACCCGGCGAACTGCGGCAGCAGACCTCGCTGTTCTTCTCCGCGGCGGAGGCCGAACGCCTTGCCGCCCGCCCGGGCCAGGTCTCCGCCCTGGGCGTGCTGCCCGCAACCGGTACGGACACCGACCGGCTGAAACAACGGATCGAGCAGGCACTCGACGGCACCGGCGCCCAGGTCTCGGCGGGGGACGAACGCGGCCAGGTCGAGTTCCTGGATGCGGCCGGCGCGAGGGTCAAGCTGGTCTCGATGGGCGGCGCCATGGGCGGAACCTCGCTGCTGGTCGCGGTGCTCGTGGTCGTCGGGACCTTCGCACTCTCCATCCAGCAACGCCAACGCGAACTCGCGCTGCTGCGTACGATCGCCGCCACGTCGCGGCAGATCCGCCGCCTGCTCGGCCGGGAGGCACTGCTGGTGGGTGCCGTCGCCGGGGTCTTGGGGGCCCTTGCCGGTCTGCCGCTGGCCACCTGGCTGCACAGTCGATTCATCGACATGGGCGTGGTCCCGGCGACGCTGGAGCGGACGGCCGGAATCCTTCCTGCCGGTGCCGCACTCGCCGTCACCCTCCTCGGTGCCTGGGCCGCAGCCCGCATCTCCGGCCGTCGCATCGCCCGTCTCCGCCCCGCCGAGGCCATGGCCGAGTCCGCGGTCGAGCGCCGCCGCCCCGCCCGGGGGCGAATCGCCGCCGGTCTGGTCCTGCTCATCGGCGGCGGGGTGCTCGTCGCGGTGCTGAGCATCCTGCACACCGAGGCCGCCTCGACCCCGGTCACCTTCCTGGCCGTGGTGGTGCTGGCCACGGCGGTGTCGCTGCTCGGCCCCCTCTTGGTCCGGGCTGCCGCGTTCCTCCTGGCGGGCGTGAACCGGACGGCCGGACACGTCGGCGTCCTGGCCACGGCGAACATCCGCGGGAACTCCACCCGGATGGCCTCCGTCGTCACCCCGCTCACCCTGCTCATCGGCATGACCTGCACGGTTCTCTTCGTCCAGCCGACCCTCGGCGACGCCGCCCTGGCCCAGGCCCGTGAGGGCACCCGCGCCACCTGGGTGCTGGGCGCGCAGGGCCCCGGTGTGCCGTCGGCAGCCGCCGAGGCCGTGCGCGGGACGCCCGGAGTCACCGCCGCCACGGAGGTGGTCCGCACCACCGTCCGGGTCGGGCTCGCCAAGTACCAGGCCCAGGGAGTCACCACAGCGGGTCTCGCCCGCACCTGGGACCCCGGCGTGACGAGCGGTTCGATCGCCGCGTTCACTGCGGACGCCCGCTCCGCCGCCATCAGTGAACTGGCCGCCGGTCAACTGGGCCTGCGCCCCGGCAGCGAACTGAAGCTGCACCTGGGCGACGGCACCCCCGCCACCCTCACGGTCGCGGCCGTCTACCGTCGCGGGCTGGGCTTCGGCGACCTGACGCTTCCGCACGACCTGCTCGCCCGGCACATGGACAATCCACTCGCCGCGACCGTCCTGGTCGCAGGGAACGCGAGCCGCGGCGAACTGACGGCCGCTCTGGGGAGGTTCCCGGGCGTCGCCGTCGTCGCGCCCGAGACCGCCGACCGGCTCCAGGCAGACCGTCAGCAGGAGAACGCCGAGGTCAACCTGCTGGCCATGGGGCTCGTGCTGGCCTTCACCGCCATCGCCGTCGTCAACACGCTCGCCATGTCGGTCTCCGAGCGGCTCAAGGAGTTCGCGCTCCTGAGACTGGCCGGGGCGACGCGCCGTCAGGTGCTGCGGATGCTCCGCATCGAGACCCTGTCGGTCCTGGCCGTCGCCGCTGCCCTCGGCACGGGTATCGCGCTGGCCGTACTGACCGCCTTCAGCATCGGCATGACGGGCAGCGCCGCGCCCACCGTGGTCCCGTTGGTGTACGCGACGGTGGTGGGCGCCGCGGCCGTGCTCGCCCTGGTCGCCACGGCGTTGCCGGGCAGGCTGACACTGAAGGCCCGCCCGGTGGAGGCCGTCACGAGCCGATGA
- a CDS encoding AI-2E family transporter, with translation MPGWLPRAMVLALALYACFRLGSWAFDQLIGLLINVLIAFFLALAIEPAVSRMSARGVRRGFATFLVFLGVLIAGAGFVVLLSSMLAGQIVDMVEDFPKYLDSVINWVNQTFRTELSRVEVQDSLLHSDWLQKYVQNSASGVLDVSTTVLGGLFRLLTIFLFSFYFAADGPRLRRALCSVLPPSRQAEVLRAWEIAVDKTGGYLYSRGLMALVSGVAHYILLLALGVPYAPVLAVWVGLVSQFIPTIGTYLAGALPMLIAFTVDPWYALWVLGFVVVYQQFENYVLQPKLTSKTVDIHPAVAFGSVIAGTALMGAVGALIAIPAVATLQAFLGAYVKRYDVTDDPRVHGRHQWRRGEPVAVRLRRIWHAPEAEDGQGEGDEPQDPQPRS, from the coding sequence ATGCCGGGCTGGCTGCCGCGTGCCATGGTCCTGGCACTGGCGCTCTACGCCTGTTTCCGGCTCGGCAGCTGGGCCTTCGACCAGCTCATCGGTCTGTTGATCAATGTGCTGATCGCCTTCTTCCTGGCACTCGCGATCGAACCCGCGGTGAGCCGGATGTCGGCCCGCGGCGTACGACGGGGCTTCGCCACCTTCCTGGTCTTCCTCGGCGTGCTGATCGCCGGCGCCGGCTTCGTCGTGCTGCTCAGCTCGATGCTCGCGGGCCAGATCGTCGACATGGTGGAGGACTTCCCGAAGTACCTCGACTCGGTGATCAACTGGGTCAACCAGACCTTCCGCACCGAGCTCTCCCGTGTCGAGGTGCAGGACAGCCTGCTGCACTCCGACTGGTTGCAGAAGTACGTCCAGAACAGTGCGAGCGGTGTCCTCGACGTGTCCACCACGGTCCTCGGCGGCCTGTTCCGGCTGCTGACGATCTTCCTGTTCTCGTTCTACTTCGCGGCCGACGGCCCCCGGCTGCGCCGCGCGCTGTGCTCCGTCCTCCCGCCGTCCCGCCAGGCCGAGGTGCTGCGGGCCTGGGAGATCGCGGTCGACAAGACGGGCGGGTACCTCTACTCGCGCGGGCTGATGGCGCTCGTCTCCGGAGTCGCGCACTACATCCTGCTGCTGGCCCTGGGAGTGCCGTACGCGCCGGTGCTCGCGGTGTGGGTGGGACTCGTCTCGCAGTTCATCCCCACGATCGGTACGTATCTGGCAGGGGCCCTGCCGATGCTGATCGCGTTCACCGTCGACCCCTGGTACGCGCTGTGGGTCCTCGGCTTCGTGGTGGTCTACCAGCAGTTCGAGAACTACGTGCTGCAGCCCAAGCTGACCTCGAAGACCGTGGACATCCATCCCGCGGTCGCCTTCGGCTCGGTCATCGCGGGCACGGCCCTGATGGGCGCGGTCGGTGCGCTGATCGCCATTCCGGCCGTCGCCACGCTGCAGGCATTCCTCGGCGCCTACGTGAAGCGCTACGACGTCACGGACGACCCCCGGGTGCACGGACGCCATCAGTGGCGGCGCGGTGAACCGGTGGCCGTGCGGCTGCGCCGGATCTGGCACGCCCCCGAGGCCGAGGACGGCCAGGGGGAGGGTGACGAGCCTCAGGACCCGCAGCCTCGTTCCTGA
- a CDS encoding AzlC family ABC transporter permease, with protein MAEQTAPPENVVGPPGAGAITAEAKPDAAVVRDALGVGIAVGLSGFAFGVTAAGSGLSLLQICALSLLVFTGASQFALVGALAAGGNPYTAAAGAFFLGVRNSFYGLRLSQLLALPGALRPLAAQWVIDETTAVTLPQPTRRAARIGFTVTGLTIYVLWNVTTLVGALGAEALGDTAAWGLDAAGPAAFLALLAPMLKSTTERVTAALAVVLALGLLPVLPAGVPVLLAALAAPAVLFLMGRDKTGLMGRDKTGSPDEPAGTAGQGQEAERAAAQTGEPSTTTQEDGR; from the coding sequence GTGGCAGAACAGACAGCACCCCCTGAGAACGTCGTCGGCCCGCCCGGCGCCGGCGCCATCACAGCCGAGGCCAAGCCGGACGCGGCCGTCGTACGTGACGCACTCGGCGTCGGCATAGCCGTCGGCCTCTCCGGCTTCGCCTTCGGCGTCACGGCGGCCGGGTCAGGCTTGAGCCTGCTGCAGATCTGCGCGCTCAGCCTCCTCGTCTTCACCGGCGCCTCCCAGTTCGCCCTGGTGGGCGCCCTGGCCGCCGGGGGCAACCCGTACACCGCGGCTGCCGGTGCCTTCTTTCTCGGCGTGCGCAATTCCTTCTACGGCTTGCGGCTGTCGCAGCTGCTCGCGCTCCCGGGCGCCCTGCGTCCCCTCGCCGCCCAGTGGGTCATCGACGAGACGACCGCCGTGACGCTGCCCCAGCCCACCCGGCGCGCCGCCCGGATCGGTTTCACCGTCACCGGACTCACGATCTACGTGCTGTGGAACGTCACCACGCTGGTCGGCGCGCTCGGTGCCGAGGCGCTCGGCGACACCGCCGCCTGGGGGCTGGACGCGGCAGGTCCTGCCGCCTTCCTCGCCCTGCTTGCACCGATGCTGAAGAGCACGACGGAGCGGGTCACCGCCGCGCTCGCCGTCGTGCTCGCGCTCGGCCTGCTGCCCGTTCTGCCCGCAGGAGTGCCCGTACTGCTGGCCGCGCTCGCGGCGCCGGCCGTCCTCTTCCTGATGGGCCGCGACAAGACCGGGCTGATGGGCCGCGACAAGACAGGAAGCCCGGATGAACCGGCCGGGACGGCCGGGCAGGGGCAGGAAGCGGAGAGGGCCGCCGCGCAGACCGGGGAGCCGAGCACCACCACGCAGGAGGACGGCCGATGA
- a CDS encoding AzlD domain-containing protein — translation MNVWIAIALTALGCYLAKLLGLLVPAGALERPVVQRLAALLPVALLAALTAQQAFGTGQHLVLDARGAGLAAAALAFVLRAPFLVVVGVAVAVTAGVRALG, via the coding sequence ATGAACGTCTGGATCGCCATCGCACTCACCGCCCTCGGCTGTTATCTCGCCAAGCTCCTGGGCCTTCTGGTGCCGGCCGGCGCCCTGGAACGTCCCGTCGTGCAGCGCCTGGCCGCTCTGCTTCCGGTGGCCCTGCTGGCTGCCCTGACCGCGCAGCAGGCGTTCGGCACCGGCCAGCACCTGGTGCTCGACGCCAGGGGCGCCGGGCTTGCCGCCGCGGCCCTCGCCTTCGTGCTGCGTGCGCCCTTCCTCGTGGTCGTGGGCGTGGCCGTGGCCGTCACCGCCGGAGTGCGCGCCCTCGGCTGA
- a CDS encoding DUF6197 family protein, with product MPTTATALTPDELDAQAARLHDTEAWQQIVTGWDLTVPEPPGPVSPGAEQNRPAPSDDWRDLLSVPVDQLIADTVRALPAALPRERPLPGRLGAVLPDRLHAWRRIGQPEVRPSVHLAHARQILTEWGWQNTPYRLRNARGARCICGAMLTAHRLGYGSAHTVDRAGAWLISELRAQGWTGLIGPWNRYPGRTAADALALIDAAISRAARAGQ from the coding sequence ATGCCGACCACCGCCACCGCCCTCACGCCCGACGAACTCGACGCCCAGGCCGCTCGCCTCCATGACACGGAGGCCTGGCAGCAGATCGTCACGGGCTGGGACCTCACCGTCCCCGAACCGCCGGGACCCGTCTCACCCGGTGCCGAGCAGAACCGTCCCGCTCCGTCGGACGACTGGCGCGATCTGCTGTCCGTACCGGTGGATCAGCTCATCGCCGATACGGTGCGCGCGCTGCCCGCGGCCCTGCCGCGCGAGCGGCCCCTCCCCGGGCGTCTCGGTGCGGTGCTGCCCGACCGGCTCCACGCCTGGCGGCGCATCGGACAGCCGGAGGTGCGGCCCTCCGTCCATCTCGCCCATGCCCGTCAGATCCTGACCGAATGGGGCTGGCAGAACACCCCGTACCGGCTCCGCAACGCCCGGGGCGCCCGCTGTATCTGCGGCGCCATGCTCACGGCACACCGGCTGGGCTACGGATCGGCGCACACCGTCGACCGGGCCGGTGCCTGGCTCATCTCCGAGCTTCGTGCCCAGGGATGGACGGGGCTCATCGGTCCGTGGAACCGCTACCCGGGGCGCACCGCCGCAGACGCCCTCGCCCTGATCGACGCCGCCATCAGCCGCGCGGCCCGCGCCGGGCAGTAA
- the recA gene encoding recombinase RecA, whose protein sequence is MAGTDREKALDAALAQIERQFGKGAVMRLGERPNEPIEVIPTGSTALDVALGVGGLPRGRVVEVYGPESSGKTTLTLHAVANAQKLGGQVAFIDAEHALDPEYAKKLGVDIDNLILSQPDNGEQALEIVDMLVRSGALDLIVIDSVAALVPRAEIEGEMGDSHVGLQARLMSQALRKITSALNQSKTTAIFINQLREKIGVMFGSPETTTGGRALKFYASVRLDIRRIETLKDGTDAVGNRTRVKVVKNKVAPPFKQAEFDILYGQGISREGGLIDMGVEHGFVRKAGAWYTYEGDQLGQGKENARNFLKDNPDLANEIEKKILEKLGVGVRPEAESAEPGADAAGAATAPADGAAKSVPAPAGKTKPAKTAAAKS, encoded by the coding sequence ATGGCAGGAACCGACCGCGAGAAGGCGTTGGACGCCGCACTCGCACAGATTGAACGGCAATTCGGCAAGGGCGCGGTGATGCGCCTGGGCGAGCGGCCGAACGAGCCCATCGAGGTGATTCCCACCGGGTCGACCGCGCTGGACGTGGCGCTCGGCGTCGGCGGTCTGCCGCGCGGCCGTGTGGTGGAGGTGTACGGGCCGGAGTCCTCCGGTAAGACGACGCTGACACTGCACGCCGTGGCGAACGCGCAGAAGCTCGGCGGCCAGGTGGCGTTCATCGACGCGGAGCACGCGCTCGACCCGGAGTACGCCAAGAAGCTCGGCGTCGACATCGACAACCTCATCCTGTCCCAGCCGGACAACGGTGAGCAGGCCCTCGAGATCGTGGACATGCTGGTCCGCTCGGGTGCGCTCGACCTGATCGTCATCGACTCCGTCGCGGCCCTCGTGCCGCGCGCGGAGATCGAGGGCGAGATGGGTGACTCGCACGTGGGTCTGCAGGCCCGCCTCATGAGCCAGGCGCTGCGGAAGATCACCAGTGCGCTCAACCAGTCCAAGACCACCGCGATCTTCATCAACCAGCTGCGCGAGAAGATCGGTGTGATGTTCGGCTCGCCGGAGACCACCACCGGTGGCCGGGCGCTGAAGTTCTACGCCTCGGTGCGCCTGGACATCCGGCGCATCGAGACGCTGAAGGACGGCACCGACGCGGTCGGTAACCGTACCCGCGTCAAGGTCGTCAAGAACAAGGTCGCGCCGCCGTTCAAGCAGGCCGAGTTCGACATCCTCTACGGCCAGGGCATCAGCCGCGAGGGCGGCCTGATCGACATGGGCGTGGAGCACGGCTTCGTCCGCAAGGCCGGCGCCTGGTACACGTACGAGGGCGACCAGCTCGGCCAGGGCAAGGAGAACGCCCGCAACTTCCTCAAGGACAACCCCGACCTCGCCAACGAGATCGAGAAGAAGATCCTCGAGAAGCTGGGCGTCGGAGTCCGGCCCGAGGCCGAGTCCGCCGAACCCGGTGCGGACGCGGCAGGCGCGGCGACGGCTCCGGCCGACGGCGCGGCGAAGTCGGTGCCCGCTCCGGCCGGCAAGACCAAGCCGGCCAAGACGGCGGCGGCCAAGAGCTAG
- a CDS encoding AraC family transcriptional regulator — protein MAGATGPEEWARHWQYAELPGLDLLRARYIRHTFPRHSHEGFVFGAVTQGVEDVELPGGTVHAGPGSVVMINPEVPHTARAGVPEGWAYTTLYPSAQAVNAIAADMTNLRGTVGFTETSVADPYAARLIGEVHRAAEEGNALAADSVLRVLVTRLLTRHGSVLPTPVPGAAGARNAARARAVLESRMSQPPTLEALAAELGTSPFALLRAFKKQYGMPPHTWLTDARVRRARRMLDAGTAPAAAAAAVGFTDQPHLNRHFTRIVGVPPGAYQRERARTYKTGREVPG, from the coding sequence ATGGCAGGAGCGACGGGACCGGAGGAGTGGGCGAGGCACTGGCAGTACGCGGAGCTGCCCGGCCTCGACCTGCTGCGCGCCCGCTACATCCGCCACACCTTCCCGCGCCACAGCCACGAGGGCTTTGTGTTCGGCGCCGTCACCCAGGGCGTCGAGGACGTCGAGCTGCCCGGTGGCACCGTCCACGCGGGGCCCGGCTCCGTCGTCATGATCAACCCTGAGGTGCCGCACACCGCAAGGGCGGGTGTTCCCGAGGGCTGGGCGTACACCACGCTCTATCCGTCCGCTCAGGCGGTCAACGCCATCGCGGCCGACATGACGAATCTCCGCGGCACCGTCGGTTTCACGGAGACCAGCGTGGCCGATCCCTACGCGGCGCGGCTCATCGGCGAGGTCCACCGGGCAGCGGAGGAGGGCAACGCGCTGGCGGCGGACAGCGTGCTGCGGGTCCTGGTCACGCGTCTGCTCACCCGGCACGGCAGCGTCCTGCCCACTCCGGTGCCCGGGGCGGCCGGCGCCCGGAACGCGGCGCGGGCCCGGGCCGTACTGGAGAGCAGGATGTCGCAGCCGCCCACCCTGGAGGCACTGGCCGCCGAACTCGGCACGAGTCCGTTCGCCCTGCTCCGGGCCTTCAAGAAGCAGTACGGGATGCCGCCGCACACCTGGCTCACCGACGCGCGCGTCCGCCGCGCGCGACGGATGCTCGACGCGGGCACGGCCCCCGCCGCGGCTGCCGCAGCGGTCGGCTTCACCGACCAGCCGCATCTCAACCGTCATTTCACCCGGATCGTGGGTGTGCCCCCCGGCGCCTACCAGCGGGAACGTGCAAGAACGTACAAGACCGGTCGCGAAGTGCCCGGGTAG
- a CDS encoding putative leader peptide, giving the protein MTDTDVRLWRRVHMDLLRYAGCVCRPSC; this is encoded by the coding sequence ATGACCGACACCGATGTGCGCCTGTGGCGGAGGGTCCATATGGACCTGCTCCGCTATGCGGGCTGCGTGTGTCGCCCGTCCTGCTGA